A DNA window from Palaemon carinicauda isolate YSFRI2023 unplaced genomic scaffold, ASM3689809v2 scaffold31, whole genome shotgun sequence contains the following coding sequences:
- the LOC137636481 gene encoding zinc finger MYM-type protein 1-like, with protein sequence FDQVLKDHLERSKEGTKGRATYLSPLIQNEFIVVLGNSVREKLVGDVRESKDYGVMCDSTPDISHQDQHSLVVRYVTVKQGKISVKDPFLGYMNLEGKDAESIEEGIRKGLQSFGLDFNNCRAVCFDNAGAMVGRHTYVQRRLCERNSKIVFIKSNNHCLNFASVNIVKSGVGSMTFFNILNQIFNFFSRSTAKWDTLKKVTAVTLKSSTDTRWSSRAEATCALQNELDGVLEVLESISSSDKFSTE encoded by the coding sequence AGTTCGATCAGGTTCTCAAAGACCACTTGGAAAGAAGCAAAGAGGGCACTAAAGGAAGGGCTACATATTTATCTCCTTTGATCCAAAATGAGTTCATAGTCGTGCTAGGTAATTCTGTGCGAGAAAAACTTGTGGGAGATGTCAGGGAAAGTAAGGACTATGGTGTTATGTGTGACTCGactccagatatttcacaccaggATCAACATTCCTTAGTTGTTCGCTATGTAAcagtgaaacaaggaaaaatttcagTGAAAGACCCGTTTTTAGGATACATGAACCTCGAGGGTAAAGATGCTGAATCAATTGAGGAAGGAATTCGTAAAGGATTACAGTCTTTTGGTCTGGACTTTAATAATTGCAGGGCTGTTTGCTTTGACAATGCTGGTGCCATGGTTGGGAGACACACATATGTTCAACGTCGACTATGTGAGAGAAACTCAAAAATTGTGTTTATTAAGAGCAATAATCATTGTCTAAACTTTGCAAGTGTAAACATAGTTAAATCTGGTGTAGGTTCAATGACCTTTTTCAATATTCTCAACCAGATTTTCAATTTCTTCAGCCGAAGCACTGCAAAATGGGACACACTAAAAAAGGTTACTGCTGTAACTCTCAAGAGTAGCACTGACACCAGATGGAGTTCTAGGGCAGAGGCCACCTGTGCCCTTCAGAATGAACTGGATGGAGTACTAGAGGTCCTAGAAAGCATATCCTCATCAGATAAATTCTCAACAGAGTGA